In Pirellulales bacterium, a single window of DNA contains:
- a CDS encoding sulfatase-like hydrolase/transferase: protein MTTCKLKWIVSVPMAVAMLAASAARAQAIQPAKHPNIIFMLIDDLGWGELGCYGNTFNETPRIDKFATTAMRFTEAYCQPTCSPTRASLMTGQYPHRTGIEDYLDYNSPTYLDPNKEYTVNQMLSVAGYLTCHIGKWHLDTHFQNPKGSSKQFGFDEVIGTETKYIADGDYFFPFDKIRTLPEVTPHEFLPDRLSDEAVGFIERAHARGQPFFLYYAEYAVHADLDAPAELVEKYRRKYDAKHGPGSSKKFDNKHHLGQPDNIYMGAMAERVDAGLGKILDTLDRLGIADNTVVFLLSDNGGDGRTANNGGLRGAKGQVWEGGIRDPQIVRWPGVTKPGSVCDQPTLTIDYYPTFAEITGAEIPAQQKIDGTSLVPLLRGELKLNRPAPLFWHYPADTAPWPDRAGGVCRDGDFKLVEIYRDGHFEMFNIKKDPDETQNLIAAMPEKFAELKAKLLDWQKKLGIDVPKPAPRKQSSIEAPPRTDLYQEKYRPQFHFSARQWTESKLNPGQREEGWMNDPNGLIYFQGVYHLFAQRWDKCWIHAVSKNLVHWTELQPAFCEDGRFGAGVQSGGAVVDKDNTSGLAPDAKTPPLVAFWAGGDNRSQCISYSLDSGRTWKKYDKNPVIVHPERDPKVFWYEPDKRWIMVLSDGGAYRFFTSKNLLEWKDQKYAIADSFECPDMFQLPVDGDLNRQKWVLVRGNGKYSIGEFDGAKFTPETSQLPCDLGANFYATQSWGDIDGQPGRRVQIAWMRGGRYPEMPFNQQMTFPCDLTLRSFPDGLRICRLPVGEIKSIYEKNYAWQDTTIKPGDNLLKNVSGDLFDIQLQVDLAGAKRFGIKCRGEAVTYSAETRALTCRGREAKLDATSGRITLRMLIDRTSIEVFANDGKVSMSSCFLPDPENAGLELFSDGNLKVLSLTVCELKSAWPASKSD, encoded by the coding sequence ATGACGACTTGCAAACTCAAATGGATCGTCTCCGTGCCGATGGCTGTTGCAATGCTCGCGGCTTCAGCGGCGCGAGCCCAAGCGATCCAGCCGGCCAAGCATCCCAACATCATTTTCATGCTCATCGACGACCTGGGCTGGGGCGAGCTGGGGTGCTACGGCAACACGTTCAACGAGACTCCGCGGATCGACAAGTTCGCGACCACGGCGATGAGATTCACCGAGGCCTACTGCCAGCCCACCTGCTCGCCGACGCGGGCATCGCTGATGACCGGCCAATACCCGCATCGGACGGGCATCGAGGATTACCTGGATTACAACTCGCCGACCTATCTCGATCCGAATAAAGAGTACACCGTCAACCAAATGCTCTCCGTCGCCGGTTACCTCACTTGCCACATCGGCAAATGGCACCTCGACACGCATTTCCAGAATCCGAAAGGCAGCTCGAAGCAATTCGGGTTCGACGAAGTGATCGGCACGGAAACGAAGTACATCGCCGACGGCGATTACTTTTTCCCGTTCGACAAGATTCGCACGCTGCCGGAAGTCACGCCGCATGAGTTTTTGCCGGATCGGCTGAGCGACGAGGCGGTCGGATTCATCGAGCGCGCTCATGCCCGCGGGCAGCCGTTCTTTTTGTATTACGCAGAGTATGCGGTCCATGCCGACCTCGACGCGCCTGCGGAACTCGTCGAGAAATATCGGCGGAAATACGACGCGAAGCATGGCCCCGGCTCGAGCAAGAAGTTCGACAACAAGCACCATCTCGGCCAGCCCGACAATATCTACATGGGCGCGATGGCCGAGCGCGTCGACGCCGGCTTGGGCAAGATTCTCGACACGCTCGATCGGCTCGGCATCGCCGACAACACCGTCGTGTTTCTCCTCTCCGACAACGGCGGCGACGGACGCACTGCCAACAACGGCGGGCTGCGCGGCGCCAAAGGCCAGGTCTGGGAGGGCGGGATTCGCGACCCGCAGATCGTTCGCTGGCCCGGTGTGACCAAGCCCGGCAGCGTCTGCGATCAGCCGACGCTGACCATCGACTACTATCCGACTTTCGCCGAAATCACCGGCGCGGAAATCCCCGCGCAGCAGAAAATCGACGGCACCAGCCTGGTCCCGCTGCTGCGCGGCGAGCTGAAGCTCAACCGCCCTGCGCCGCTATTCTGGCATTATCCGGCCGACACGGCACCCTGGCCAGACCGCGCCGGCGGCGTTTGCCGCGACGGTGACTTCAAGCTCGTCGAAATCTATCGCGACGGGCACTTCGAGATGTTCAATATCAAAAAAGACCCGGATGAAACGCAAAACCTGATCGCTGCCATGCCGGAAAAATTCGCGGAGCTGAAAGCGAAGTTGCTCGACTGGCAAAAGAAATTGGGGATCGACGTGCCCAAGCCCGCGCCAAGAAAGCAGTCAAGTATCGAAGCCCCGCCGAGGACCGACCTCTACCAGGAAAAATACCGCCCTCAATTTCACTTTTCGGCCCGGCAATGGACCGAATCCAAGCTGAATCCCGGACAGCGCGAAGAGGGTTGGATGAACGATCCGAACGGCCTTATCTACTTCCAAGGTGTTTACCACCTTTTCGCCCAGCGCTGGGACAAGTGCTGGATCCATGCCGTGAGCAAGAACCTAGTCCATTGGACCGAACTCCAGCCCGCCTTCTGCGAAGACGGCCGCTTCGGCGCCGGTGTGCAATCGGGCGGGGCAGTCGTCGACAAAGACAACACGTCCGGACTTGCGCCCGACGCCAAGACGCCGCCGCTGGTGGCCTTCTGGGCCGGCGGCGACAACCGCAGCCAGTGCATTTCCTACAGCCTGGATAGCGGCCGCACCTGGAAAAAATACGACAAGAACCCCGTCATCGTCCATCCCGAACGCGATCCGAAGGTCTTTTGGTATGAGCCGGACAAGCGCTGGATCATGGTGCTCTCCGACGGAGGAGCCTACCGCTTCTTCACCTCGAAGAATCTGCTCGAGTGGAAGGACCAGAAGTATGCAATCGCCGATTCGTTCGAATGCCCCGATATGTTTCAATTGCCGGTCGATGGCGACCTAAATCGACAAAAATGGGTGCTGGTGCGCGGCAACGGCAAATACTCAATCGGAGAATTCGATGGCGCCAAGTTCACGCCGGAGACCAGCCAACTCCCCTGCGACCTCGGGGCAAACTTCTACGCGACTCAATCCTGGGGCGATATTGACGGCCAGCCAGGGCGACGAGTCCAAATCGCGTGGATGCGCGGAGGACGCTATCCCGAGATGCCCTTCAACCAGCAGATGACCTTTCCTTGCGATCTGACGCTTCGCTCGTTCCCCGACGGACTTCGGATCTGCCGACTGCCGGTCGGAGAGATCAAGAGCATCTATGAAAAGAATTACGCCTGGCAAGACACGACCATCAAGCCAGGCGATAATCTTCTCAAGAACGTTTCAGGCGATCTGTTCGATATCCAGTTGCAGGTAGACCTCGCCGGCGCGAAAAGGTTTGGCATCAAGTGCAGAGGCGAAGCCGTAACGTATTCGGCCGAGACAAGGGCGCTGACCTGTCGTGGCAGGGAGGCCAAGCTGGATGCCACAAGCGGCCGGATAACCCTCCGCATGCTCATCGACCGCACGTCGATCGAAGTCTTTGCCAACGATGGCAAGGTATCGATGAGTTCGTGTTTCCTGCCGGACCCGGAGAATGCCGGGCTGGAACTGTTCTCCGACGGCAATCTTAAGGTCCTGTCGTTGACCGTATGCGAGCTGAAATCGGCGTGGCCGGCGAGCAAGAGCGATTAG